One Maribacter cobaltidurans genomic window carries:
- a CDS encoding 3-keto-disaccharide hydrolase, which produces MKKIFLLTLMVSQLGWVYDISAQQKDDSKNDGWISLFNGENLDGWKVGKNASSFSIVDGAIKVQGDVGHLFYNGEVEDHQFQDFEFKATVMTKPGANSGIYIHTKYQEEGWPSQGYEVQVNNSHTDWKRTGSLYDIVDVKENYVHDNEWYTEYIKVEGNRVIVKINDIVVVDYTEPSQPKRNEGSMRLLKGGTFALQAHDPNSIVFFKDIMVKPLP; this is translated from the coding sequence ATGAAAAAAATATTCCTCCTTACCCTTATGGTCTCTCAACTCGGTTGGGTTTATGACATCAGCGCACAGCAAAAAGACGATTCCAAAAACGATGGATGGATTTCCCTATTTAACGGTGAAAATTTGGATGGTTGGAAAGTAGGAAAAAATGCCTCCAGCTTTTCCATTGTGGACGGGGCCATTAAGGTTCAAGGGGATGTAGGACATCTTTTTTACAATGGGGAAGTAGAAGATCATCAGTTCCAAGATTTTGAGTTCAAGGCTACCGTAATGACCAAGCCTGGGGCGAATTCCGGGATTTACATCCATACAAAATATCAAGAAGAAGGATGGCCTTCACAAGGTTACGAAGTTCAGGTGAACAACTCCCACACCGATTGGAAACGTACCGGAAGTCTCTATGATATTGTGGATGTAAAGGAAAACTATGTACATGACAACGAATGGTATACCGAGTATATAAAGGTGGAAGGTAACAGGGTCATTGTGAAAATTAACGACATCGTTGTTGTGGACTATACGGAACCTTCCCAGCCCAAAAGAAATGAAGGCTCCATGCGCCTATTGAAGGGGGGAACTTTTGCATTACAGGCCCATGACCCCAACAGCATCGTATTTTTTAAGGACATTATGGTAAAACCCTTGCCTTAA
- a CDS encoding GNAT family N-acetyltransferase — protein sequence MASIIAVTSTTQIAKVAHLAQTIWTDHYTPIIGALQVDYMLEKYQSEMAINDQIKEGYQYYLIKTDVGHAGYFAFNLHKGFLFLSKFYVLKNMRGNGLGKLALSFIESKAMELHLPKIRLTVNKHNSKSISAYEKMGFANVDSIVQDIGNGYVMDDYVLEKNIA from the coding sequence TTGGCCTCTATCATCGCCGTAACCTCAACAACGCAAATAGCAAAAGTCGCCCATTTGGCACAAACCATTTGGACCGACCATTACACGCCTATTATTGGTGCGTTACAGGTAGATTATATGTTGGAGAAATATCAGTCGGAAATGGCCATAAATGACCAAATTAAAGAAGGGTATCAGTATTATTTGATAAAAACCGATGTTGGTCATGCAGGCTATTTTGCCTTCAACTTACACAAAGGTTTTCTTTTTTTGAGCAAATTTTATGTGCTCAAAAACATGCGGGGAAATGGGTTGGGTAAATTGGCCCTTTCCTTTATCGAAAGTAAAGCTATGGAACTCCATTTGCCCAAAATAAGGCTCACCGTTAACAAGCACAATTCTAAATCCATATCGGCCTATGAAAAAATGGGCTTTGCCAATGTTGACTCCATCGTGCAGGATATTGGGAATGGATATGTTATGGACGATTATGTTCTCGAAAAAAATATTGCTTAG
- a CDS encoding YkgJ family cysteine cluster protein — MTLPQKVTLIEQLFHQLEKETAAFQNNTGLSCLSGCGRCCTHPDIEASPLEFLPWAFHLFLTGEAEKMLQILREIQTATCVNYQPLTVVDQGHCKTYKYRGLICRLFGYAANTDKYGKLRLATCKVIKEGQAENFASASEKISQGMSVPVFTEYYMQLNQIDFRLGNIIVPVNKALRMALEEVLQYFAYRPLPLSDKECV, encoded by the coding sequence ATGACCTTACCGCAAAAAGTAACGTTGATAGAACAGTTGTTCCATCAACTGGAAAAGGAAACCGCAGCTTTTCAAAATAATACGGGTTTAAGTTGTCTTTCCGGCTGTGGAAGGTGCTGCACCCATCCAGATATAGAAGCGTCCCCATTGGAGTTTTTGCCATGGGCCTTTCACTTGTTTTTAACCGGTGAGGCAGAAAAAATGTTGCAAATCCTTAGGGAGATTCAAACCGCTACCTGCGTAAACTACCAGCCACTTACCGTTGTAGACCAAGGCCATTGCAAAACCTATAAGTATCGCGGGCTTATATGCCGACTGTTCGGTTATGCGGCCAATACGGACAAATATGGCAAGCTTAGACTGGCAACTTGTAAGGTCATTAAGGAAGGTCAAGCAGAAAACTTTGCTTCGGCATCGGAAAAAATAAGCCAAGGCATGTCCGTGCCCGTGTTTACGGAATACTATATGCAACTCAACCAAATAGATTTTCGTTTGGGAAATATCATTGTACCCGTAAACAAGGCCTTAAGAATGGCGCTGGAAGAGGTATTGCAATACTTTGCCTATAGACCCTTGCCACTTTCTGACAAGGAGTGCGTATAA
- a CDS encoding hemerythrin domain-containing protein: MNIYKAIKDDHDIQRELCSKILKTSGDSEERRDIWEELKKELEVHEVAEERFFYSPLIDSDKMQEDARHGMAEHHEMDELIEELDDTDMSSPHWLATMEKLAEKVEHHLKDEEEDFFKKAKKIYSSEEAESLAKSYGETVSEYRKGWPEAIPGK; this comes from the coding sequence ATGAACATTTATAAAGCCATCAAGGACGATCATGATATCCAACGGGAATTATGCTCCAAAATCCTAAAAACCTCAGGAGATTCTGAGGAAAGAAGGGATATCTGGGAGGAATTGAAGAAGGAATTGGAAGTACACGAAGTTGCGGAAGAACGATTTTTTTATTCCCCATTGATAGATTCCGATAAGATGCAGGAAGATGCTAGGCACGGCATGGCAGAACACCATGAAATGGACGAACTCATAGAAGAACTGGACGATACCGATATGAGTTCCCCACATTGGCTGGCCACAATGGAGAAACTTGCCGAAAAAGTGGAACACCATTTAAAGGATGAAGAAGAGGACTTCTTTAAAAAGGCAAAGAAAATCTATTCCAGTGAAGAAGCGGAATCCCTAGCCAAAAGTTATGGGGAAACGGTTTCAGAATATAGAAAGGGATGGCCAGAAGCTATTCCCGGTAAATAA
- a CDS encoding bleomycin resistance protein produces MLTEIHPKLPMRDKNKTKNYYINALGFRNIGAVDYPDYLMLEKDGVQIHFFLFKGLDLKENYGQVYIRCNDIDHFYTSLLEQNVAIHPNGKLTVKPWGQKEFSLLDPDNNLLTFGQSL; encoded by the coding sequence ATGTTGACCGAAATCCATCCCAAATTACCCATGCGCGATAAGAACAAAACCAAGAACTACTATATAAATGCGTTGGGCTTCCGTAACATAGGCGCTGTGGATTATCCCGATTATTTGATGCTCGAAAAGGACGGTGTTCAAATCCATTTCTTCCTTTTTAAAGGTTTGGACCTCAAAGAAAATTATGGCCAGGTCTATATTCGTTGTAATGATATTGACCATTTTTATACATCACTTCTAGAGCAAAATGTGGCCATTCATCCCAATGGGAAATTAACGGTAAAACCTTGGGGACAAAAGGAATTCTCCCTCCTTGATCCAGATAACAACTTGTTGACTTTTGGGCAAAGCCTTTGA
- a CDS encoding nicotinic acid mononucleotide adenyltransferase: MKHVKLLFGYALLATLLVSCYADVIVEDEFIEESAFNTDQVLQAYDLWYVDINETRGNGEVPFLQRAFTVSFDRGTFYANNNIVGIGKTGNGFGIDVGFYDVYRGVVEIDHDVDGTWLLEVYAVNGSTIELYDPSTDTSYILQGYQIGNFDYDQVFYDNINYFIQEYDAWEKTYTSAEGELNDFDDENFLQFLPNMFRSSVDAPGTSLGSLQWDYEGNYQVYDVANDASLKTLTLDYDFFGNDYFELYVINDGTIELYHPDSGTIYEFKGRGYQQYLKTGKGAVAKKRIKTSNPTMDVVRKRAK, from the coding sequence ATGAAACATGTAAAACTACTTTTCGGATACGCATTACTGGCGACTTTATTGGTTTCCTGCTACGCAGATGTTATTGTGGAGGATGAATTCATTGAGGAATCCGCCTTCAATACAGACCAAGTTTTACAAGCGTACGACCTATGGTATGTAGACATCAATGAGACTCGTGGAAATGGGGAAGTTCCTTTTTTACAGAGGGCCTTTACTGTTAGTTTTGATCGTGGTACTTTTTATGCCAATAATAATATTGTGGGTATCGGGAAGACCGGAAACGGGTTTGGAATCGATGTTGGTTTTTATGATGTGTACCGTGGCGTGGTAGAAATAGATCATGATGTGGATGGCACATGGTTATTGGAAGTATACGCCGTAAACGGGAGTACTATAGAGCTTTACGACCCCAGTACGGACACATCATATATACTTCAAGGTTATCAAATAGGCAATTTTGATTACGACCAGGTATTTTATGATAACATTAACTACTTCATCCAAGAGTATGATGCTTGGGAAAAGACCTATACCAGTGCGGAAGGGGAATTGAATGATTTTGACGATGAGAACTTTCTTCAATTTCTACCTAATATGTTTCGTTCTTCGGTGGATGCACCCGGAACGTCCTTGGGTAGTCTGCAATGGGATTATGAAGGGAATTATCAGGTCTATGATGTTGCCAATGATGCTTCCTTAAAGACCTTGACCTTGGATTATGATTTTTTTGGCAACGATTATTTTGAGCTTTATGTGATCAATGATGGCACTATAGAATTATATCACCCAGATAGCGGAACTATCTACGAATTTAAGGGTAGGGGATATCAGCAATATTTAAAAACAGGCAAAGGTGCCGTAGCTAAGAAAAGAATAAAGACTTCCAATCCTACCATGGATGTGGTAAGGAAGCGAGCAAAATAG
- a CDS encoding mechanosensitive ion channel family protein, producing the protein MIKTIFTDFRTALFAGIIIVATIIIAFSFKYLSEKYIKKLALTKHIDPTSYVFAKKVVTAIIYLIGISFALVQIPEMKTVGHSLLAGAGILSLVAGLASQQALSNIMSGFLIVMFKPFKINDRITFNQTYTGIVEEINLRQVVLRDFENNRVIVPNSVISTQVIVNANLIETKVCKMIEIGIGYDSDIGKALKIMEEEIIKHPLHIDNRTPEDIQNNVPEVVSRVVALGNSSVTLKAWAYSDTSSNGFVMYCDLLRSIKERFDKENIEIPYSYQNVVIKKTE; encoded by the coding sequence ATGATAAAGACCATTTTTACAGATTTTAGAACGGCACTCTTTGCCGGAATAATAATAGTAGCAACAATTATTATCGCTTTTTCTTTTAAGTATTTATCTGAAAAATATATCAAAAAACTCGCCCTAACGAAGCACATAGACCCAACCAGCTATGTTTTTGCCAAAAAAGTCGTTACAGCAATTATTTATTTGATTGGAATTTCATTTGCCCTTGTACAAATACCTGAAATGAAAACTGTAGGCCATTCATTATTGGCAGGTGCAGGTATTTTATCTCTTGTTGCAGGATTGGCTTCGCAACAAGCCCTAAGCAATATTATGAGCGGGTTTTTAATTGTAATGTTCAAACCCTTTAAAATCAATGACAGAATAACATTTAATCAAACCTATACCGGGATTGTAGAAGAAATCAACCTGAGACAAGTAGTTCTTAGGGACTTTGAGAACAATCGTGTAATCGTACCAAACTCCGTAATAAGCACGCAAGTAATTGTTAATGCCAATCTCATCGAAACGAAAGTCTGCAAAATGATAGAAATTGGTATTGGTTATGATTCGGATATCGGTAAGGCCCTTAAAATAATGGAAGAGGAAATAATAAAACACCCTCTACATATCGACAACAGAACACCGGAAGACATACAAAACAATGTACCTGAAGTGGTTTCCAGGGTTGTGGCCTTGGGTAACTCTTCCGTAACATTAAAGGCTTGGGCATATTCTGATACTTCTTCAAATGGCTTTGTTATGTATTGCGATTTGTTGCGCTCCATCAAGGAAAGATTTGATAAAGAAAACATAGAGATACCTTATAGTTACCAAAACGTTGTTATTAAAAAAACGGAATAA